In the genome of Populus nigra chromosome 9, ddPopNigr1.1, whole genome shotgun sequence, one region contains:
- the LOC133703450 gene encoding trifunctional UDP-glucose 4,6-dehydratase/UDP-4-keto-6-deoxy-D-glucose 3,5-epimerase/UDP-4-keto-L-rhamnose-reductase RHM1-like, translating to MATYTPKNILITGAAGFIASHVCNRLIRNYPDYKIVVLDKLDYCSNLKNLLPSKSSPNFKFVKGDIGSADLVNFLLITESIDTIMHFAAQTHVDNSFGNSFEFTKNNIYGTHVLLEACKVTGQIRRFIHVSTDEVYGETDEDAVVGNHEASQLLPTNPYSATKAGAEMLVMAYGRSYGLPVITTRGNNVYGPNQFPEKLIPKFILLAMQGKDLPIHGDGSNVRSYLYCEDVAEAFEVILHKGEVGHVYNVGTKKERRVIDVAKDICNLFSKDPDKSIKFVENRPFNDQRYFLDDQKLKILGWSEHTTWEEGLRKTIEWYTQNPDWWGDVTGALLPHPRMLMMPGGRHFDGSEENKDASYVSNNSNQTRMVIPVTKGGTSSPRKPSLKFLIYGRTGWIGGLLGKLCEKQGISFEYGKGRLEDRSSLLSDIQNIRPTHVFNAAGVTGRPNVDWCESHKTETIRTNVAGTLTLADVCREHNLLMVNFATGCIFEYDAGHPEGSGIGFTEEDKPNFIGSFYSKTKAMVEELLREYDNVCTLRVRMPISSDLSNPRNFITKISRYNKVVNIPNSMTILEELLPISIEMAKRNLRGIWNFTNPGVVSHNEILDMYKNYIDPNFTWVNFNLEEQAKVIVAPRSNNELDASKLKNEFPELLPIKESLIKYVFEPNKRT from the exons ATGGCTACATATACTCCGAAGAACATCCTAATCACCGGGGCTGCTGGTTTTATTGCATCCCATGTTTGCAATAGGCTTATCCGCAACTACCCTGATTACAAAATTGTTGTGCTTGACAAGCTTGACTATTGCTCGAACTTGAAAAACCTCCTCCCTTCAAAGTCATCTCCTAACTTTAAGTTTGTCAAGGGTGACATTGGAAGTGCTGATCTCGTCAACTTCCTTCTGATCACTGAGTCGATCGACACAATTATGCACTTTGCAGCCCAGACTCATGTTGACAACTCTTTTGGTAACAGTTTTGAGTTTACCAAGAACAATATTTATGGAACTCATGTCCTTTTAGAAGCTTGCAAAGTCACTGGTCAGATCAGGAGGTTCATCCATGTGAGCACGGATGAAGTATATGGGGAGACCGATGAAGATGCTGTTGTAGGAAATCATGAGGCCTCTCAACTTCTCCCAACCAACCCTTACTCTGCAACGAAAGCTGGAGCAGAAATGCTTGTTATGGCATACGGCCGGTCATATGGGCTGCCTGTGATAACCACTCGTGGGAACAATGTTTATGGCCCCAATCAGTTCCCTGAAAAATTAATCCCGAAGTTTATCCTCTTAGCCATGCAAGGGAAGGATCTCCCCATCCATGGGGATGGTTCTAATGTGAGGAGTTACTTGTATTGTGAGGATGTTGCTGAGGCTTTTGAAGTCATCCTTCACAAGGGAGAGGTGGGCCATGTTTACAATGTTGGGACAAAGAAGGAAAGGAGAGTGATTGATGTAGCCAAAGATATTTGCAATCTTTTCTCAAAGGACCCTGATAAAAGCATCAAGTTTGTAGAGAATAGACCGTTTAATGACCAAAGGTACTTTTTGGATGATCAGAAGCTGAAGATTTTGGGTTGGTCGGAGCACACTACATGGGAGGAGGGGTTGAGAAAGACTATCGAGTGGTACACTCAAAATCCTGATTGGTGGGGTGATGTCACTGGAGCCCTGCTTCCTCATCCAAGAATGCTTATGATGCCTGGTGGGAGACATTTTGACGGGTCTGAAGAGAACAAAGATGCATCTTATGTCTCAAATAATTCAAATCAGACCCGAATGGTGATTCCAGTTACAAAAGGAGGCACCAGCTCTCCTCGAAAACCTTCTCTTAAGTTCCTAATCTATGGCAGGACTGGATGGATTGGGGGTCTGCTGGGGAAGTTGTGTGAGAAACAAGGAATTTCCTTTGAATATGGAAAGGGGCGCTTGGAAGATCGATCTTCACTTTTGTCAGATATTCAGAACATTAGGCCTACCCATGTTTTTAATGCTGCCGGGGTCACTGGCAGACCTAATGTTGATTGGTGTGAATCTCACAAGACAGAAACCATACGCACCAATGTTGCTGGAACTCTAACTTTAGCAGATGTTTGCAGAGAGCACAACCTCCTGATGGTAAATTTTGCTACAGGCTGCATATTTGAGTATGATGCTGGTCATCCAGAGGGTTCTGGCATTGGTTTCACTGAGGAAGACAAGCCCAATTTCATTGGTTCTTTCTATTCAAAAACTAAGGCCATG GTCGAAGAGCTTTTGAGAGAATATGACAATGTGTGCACGCTCAGAGTTAGAATGCCAATATCATCAGACCTAAGCAACCCGCGCAACTTCATTACAAAAATCTCTCGCTACAATAAAGTAGTTAACATTCCAAACAGCATGACTATCTTGGAGGAACTTCTACCTATCTCAATTGAGATGGCAAAAAGGAACTTGAGGGGTATATGGAACTTCACGAACCCTGGTGTTGTGAGCCATAATGAGATTCTGGACATGTACAAGAACTACATTGACCCGAACTTCACATGGGTTAACTTCAACCTAGAGGAGCAAGCCAAGGTGATAGTTGCCCCCCGGAGCAACAATGAGTTGGATGCGTCCAAGCTGAAGAATGAATTCCCCGAGTTGCTGCCAATCAAGGAGTCCCTAATCAAGTATGTTTTTGAACCCAACAAGAGAACCTAA